One genomic region from Kineobactrum salinum encodes:
- a CDS encoding SDR family NAD(P)-dependent oxidoreductase, protein MKHALITGAGSGIGAAIATTLAANDYRVSLLGRRLEALEATAADIAPGDNRQCIVCDVTVEDSVTQAFAQAEAGFGAIDVLVNCAGSAPTAPFHKLSASAWQQVMDVNLNGVFHCCAQVVGGMRERNAGRIVNIASTASLKGYAYVSAYCAAKHAVLGLTRALALELAQKGVTVNAVCPGYTDTDIVRNAVTTIVAKTGRSEAEALRQFTATNPQGRLIEPGEVADTVLWLCSDSARSVTGQAISISGGETS, encoded by the coding sequence ATGAAACACGCACTGATCACCGGCGCCGGCAGCGGTATCGGCGCCGCCATCGCCACCACGCTGGCCGCCAATGACTACCGAGTCAGCCTGCTGGGGCGCCGCCTCGAAGCACTGGAAGCCACCGCTGCGGACATTGCTCCCGGCGACAACCGGCAGTGCATCGTTTGCGACGTCACCGTCGAGGACAGCGTCACGCAGGCCTTTGCGCAGGCGGAGGCCGGCTTTGGCGCCATCGACGTGCTGGTCAACTGCGCCGGTTCTGCGCCCACCGCACCCTTCCACAAACTCAGTGCCAGCGCCTGGCAACAGGTGATGGATGTCAACCTGAACGGTGTGTTCCACTGCTGTGCGCAGGTGGTCGGCGGCATGCGCGAGCGCAATGCCGGCCGCATCGTCAACATCGCCAGCACAGCGTCGCTGAAGGGCTATGCCTATGTCAGCGCCTACTGTGCCGCCAAGCACGCGGTGCTGGGCCTGACCCGGGCGCTGGCACTGGAACTGGCGCAAAAAGGCGTTACCGTCAACGCGGTCTGTCCCGGCTATACTGACACCGATATCGTTCGCAACGCAGTCACCACCATCGTGGCCAAAACCGGTCGCAGCGAAGCGGAAGCCCTGCGCCAGTTCACCGCCACCAATCCCCAGGGGCGACTGATCGAACCCGGCGAAGTGGCCGATACGGTGCTCTGGCTGTGCTCGGACTCGGCGCGCTCTGTCACCGGCCAGGCCATCTCCATCAGCGGCGGCGAAACCAGTTAG
- a CDS encoding enoyl-CoA hydratase family protein, with protein sequence MHNTPLAAYQAQHFLWAVEDGVATITLNRPERKNPLTFDSYAELRDLFRALVYADDVHAVVVRGAGGNFCSGGDVHEIIGPLTEMNMKQLLAFTRMTGDLVKAMRACPQPVISAVEGVCAGAGAIIAMSSDLRYAAANAKVAFLFNRVGLAGCDMGACAILPRLIGQGRASELLYSGRSLKAEEGERWGFFNSVSDDPYAAAMGMARAIVKGPTFANGITKTQLQQEWNMSVDQAIETEAQAQALCMQTEDFRRAYNAFVAKQTPVFEGN encoded by the coding sequence ATGCACAATACGCCACTGGCCGCCTACCAAGCCCAGCATTTTTTGTGGGCAGTGGAGGACGGCGTCGCCACCATTACACTGAACCGACCGGAGCGCAAGAACCCGCTCACCTTTGATTCCTATGCGGAATTGCGCGATCTGTTCCGGGCCCTGGTCTACGCCGATGATGTTCATGCGGTGGTGGTGCGCGGGGCCGGCGGCAACTTCTGCTCCGGTGGTGATGTCCATGAAATCATCGGCCCCCTGACCGAAATGAACATGAAACAGTTGCTGGCGTTTACCCGCATGACCGGCGATCTGGTCAAGGCGATGCGTGCCTGCCCGCAACCGGTAATCAGCGCGGTGGAAGGCGTCTGTGCCGGCGCCGGCGCCATTATCGCGATGAGCAGCGACCTGCGCTATGCCGCCGCCAATGCAAAAGTGGCCTTCCTGTTCAACCGCGTCGGCCTGGCCGGCTGTGACATGGGTGCCTGCGCGATCCTGCCGCGCCTTATCGGCCAGGGCCGTGCCAGCGAATTGCTCTACTCCGGACGCTCGCTGAAGGCGGAAGAAGGCGAGCGCTGGGGCTTTTTCAACAGCGTCAGCGACGACCCTTACGCAGCCGCGATGGGCATGGCCCGGGCCATCGTCAAGGGCCCGACCTTCGCCAACGGCATCACCAAGACCCAGCTGCAGCAGGAATGGAACATGTCGGTGGACCAGGCCATCGAGACCGAGGCCCAGGCCCAGGCGCTGTGCATGCAGACGGAAGATTTCCGACGCGCCTACAATGCCTTTGTGGCCAAGCAAACCCCCGTATTTGAAGGCAACTGA
- a CDS encoding acyl-CoA dehydrogenase family protein has protein sequence MSDKSYLQWPFLEPQHRQLEAAIDDWARQKVPALVAHEHEDLDGTCIGLVRALGEAGFTRYAVPASGGGKLEKLDVRSLCLIRETLGRHHALADFAFAMQGLGSGPISLFGSPEQQQRFLQPVAAGTAVAAFALSEPEAGSDVAAMTCEAVEDGDSYIINGDKTWISNGGIADFYTVFVRTGEAPGARGISCFIVEAGTPGFEITERIELIAPHPLAALRFTDCRIPRANLVGEPGRGFGIAMATLDVFRSTVAAAALGMARRAMDETLAHVRQRKLFGGTLSDLQLVQGKLSDMALAVDSSALLVYRSAWTKDCVADRVTREAAMAKLQATESAQQVIDAAVQLHGGKGVTKGNIVESLYRDIRALRIYEGASEVQQTIIARQALAAFMAEA, from the coding sequence ATGAGCGACAAAAGCTACCTGCAATGGCCCTTCCTGGAACCGCAGCACCGGCAACTGGAGGCAGCCATAGATGATTGGGCCCGGCAGAAGGTCCCGGCCCTGGTGGCGCATGAGCACGAGGACCTGGACGGCACCTGTATAGGTCTGGTACGGGCGCTGGGCGAGGCTGGCTTCACCCGCTACGCCGTGCCTGCCAGCGGTGGCGGCAAGCTGGAAAAACTCGATGTGCGCAGTCTGTGCCTGATCCGCGAAACCCTGGGCCGGCACCACGCGCTGGCGGACTTTGCGTTCGCGATGCAGGGCCTGGGCAGCGGGCCGATTTCCCTGTTCGGCAGTCCGGAGCAACAGCAGCGCTTCCTGCAGCCGGTGGCCGCCGGCACTGCGGTGGCAGCCTTCGCACTGTCAGAACCCGAAGCGGGCTCGGACGTGGCGGCGATGACTTGCGAGGCGGTTGAAGATGGCGACAGCTATATCATCAACGGCGACAAGACCTGGATCTCCAATGGCGGTATCGCCGATTTCTATACGGTCTTCGTCCGCACCGGCGAAGCTCCCGGGGCCCGCGGCATCAGCTGTTTTATCGTCGAGGCCGGCACGCCCGGCTTTGAAATTACCGAGCGCATCGAACTGATTGCTCCGCATCCGCTGGCAGCGCTGCGGTTCACCGACTGCCGCATTCCCAGGGCCAATCTGGTGGGCGAGCCGGGCCGCGGATTCGGTATCGCGATGGCAACCCTGGATGTATTCCGCTCCACTGTCGCCGCCGCTGCGCTGGGGATGGCGCGCCGCGCGATGGACGAAACCCTGGCCCATGTCAGGCAGCGCAAACTGTTCGGTGGCACCCTCAGCGACCTGCAATTGGTACAGGGCAAGCTGTCGGACATGGCCCTGGCCGTGGACAGCAGCGCGCTGCTGGTCTACCGCTCCGCCTGGACCAAGGACTGCGTCGCCGACCGCGTTACCCGCGAGGCGGCCATGGCCAAGCTGCAGGCCACCGAATCTGCCCAGCAGGTGATCGACGCCGCCGTGCAACTGCACGGTGGCAAGGGCGTCACCAAGGGCAATATCGTCGAATCCCTGTACCGGGATATTCGCGCGCTGCGCATTTATGAGGGGGCATCTGAAGTGCAGCAGACCATCATCGCCCGTCAGGCGCTGGCCGCATTCATGGCTGAAGCCTGA
- a CDS encoding indolepyruvate oxidoreductase subunit beta family protein — MTAATQTINMVIAALGGEGGGVLTNWIIDVADREGWLCQSTSLAGVAQRTGATIYYLEMFPRSELPEGVQPVMSLFPAQGDIDVAIASEVAEAGRMVQRGFITPQRTTLIASDHRVYGITEKEHLSDGIVDALALQEVAGRYARDYIHYDMLTLANEHGTVISSVLLGALAGAGVLPFDKSSYEAVISSTGKAVASNMAAFEASYQRASNRGGEQGAERGVEQFVPAQASPAADAPFKLPAAASAEGERLLGRLQAFPVSCHEVVYHALAKLVDYQDYAYADQYLDEIEQLLALDRGDNDYELTCESARYLALWMCFEDIPRVAQFKTRASRMDKVRSEVRAEDDQLFHVTEFFRPRVEEMAAILPARLGRWVLGSSTCCRFLNLFTGGKQLRTNTLAVYLTLRTLAGLRRWRRASLGYQHEHALIGRWLQALKAAAARPGDSGQALALELAECGRLVKGYGDTRARTSGQMQAMLERIEQQPEQVDADAVAQWRSAALADDENRAFAELMAQTPPSSSAEQAA; from the coding sequence GTGACAGCTGCTACGCAAACCATCAACATGGTCATCGCCGCGCTTGGCGGCGAGGGCGGCGGCGTACTCACCAACTGGATCATCGACGTTGCCGACCGCGAGGGCTGGCTGTGCCAGTCGACCTCGCTGGCCGGGGTGGCCCAGCGCACCGGCGCAACCATCTATTATCTGGAAATGTTTCCGCGCAGTGAATTGCCCGAGGGTGTCCAGCCGGTGATGTCGCTGTTCCCCGCCCAGGGGGATATAGACGTCGCCATCGCCTCGGAAGTCGCCGAGGCAGGGCGCATGGTGCAGCGCGGCTTCATTACGCCGCAGCGGACTACCCTGATTGCATCCGACCACCGGGTCTACGGCATTACCGAGAAGGAACACCTCAGTGACGGCATAGTCGATGCGCTGGCGCTACAGGAAGTGGCAGGGCGCTATGCCCGCGACTACATCCACTACGACATGCTGACACTGGCCAACGAGCACGGCACGGTGATCTCTTCGGTACTGTTGGGGGCGCTGGCAGGGGCCGGCGTACTGCCCTTCGACAAGTCCAGCTACGAAGCGGTGATTTCATCCACCGGCAAGGCCGTGGCCAGCAATATGGCCGCGTTCGAGGCCAGCTACCAGCGCGCCAGCAACCGCGGTGGGGAACAGGGCGCAGAACGAGGAGTGGAACAGTTTGTCCCGGCGCAGGCGTCACCGGCGGCAGATGCCCCATTCAAGTTACCCGCGGCGGCCAGTGCCGAAGGTGAACGCCTGCTGGGCCGGTTGCAGGCATTTCCTGTCTCCTGCCACGAGGTGGTGTATCACGCGTTGGCCAAACTGGTTGATTACCAGGACTATGCCTATGCCGACCAGTATCTGGACGAGATCGAGCAGCTGCTGGCGCTGGACCGCGGCGACAATGACTACGAGTTGACCTGCGAGAGCGCTCGCTATCTGGCGCTGTGGATGTGCTTCGAGGACATCCCCCGGGTAGCCCAGTTCAAGACCCGCGCCAGTCGCATGGACAAGGTCCGCAGCGAGGTGCGGGCCGAGGATGACCAGCTGTTTCACGTCACCGAGTTCTTCCGTCCGCGGGTGGAGGAGATGGCGGCCATACTGCCGGCGCGCCTGGGCCGTTGGGTGCTGGGGTCCTCTACCTGCTGCCGTTTCCTCAACCTGTTTACCGGTGGCAAGCAATTGCGCACCAACACGCTGGCGGTATACCTGACCCTGCGTACGCTGGCCGGACTGCGCCGTTGGCGCCGTGCGAGTCTGGGCTACCAGCACGAACATGCGCTGATCGGGCGCTGGTTGCAGGCATTGAAAGCCGCTGCGGCACGGCCCGGTGACAGCGGCCAGGCACTGGCGCTGGAGTTGGCCGAATGTGGCCGGCTGGTCAAGGGCTACGGCGACACCCGGGCCCGCACCAGCGGCCAGATGCAGGCGATGCTGGAGCGCATTGAGCAGCAACCGGAGCAGGTAGATGCGGATGCTGTGGCACAATGGCGCAGCGCAGCGCTGGCGGATGACGAGAACAGGGCCTTCGCCGAGCTCATGGCGCAGACCCCGCCATCATCCTCCGCCGAGCAGGCCGCCTGA
- a CDS encoding indolepyruvate ferredoxin oxidoreductase subunit alpha, with the protein MAERSFAKEVLKLRAGDGELFKGEGILAITKALLQSGVSYVSGYQGSPISHLMDVLNDAREILGELGVHFETSGSEATAAAMLSASINYPLRGAVTWKSTVGTNVASDALSNVASSGVVGGAMVIVGEDYGEGSSIMQERTYAFAMKAQMWLLDPRPNLPSIVDMVEKGFQLSEASNTPLFYMMRIRGCHVTGEFVAKDNIPPRFSNRNPVVPHREPEKIILPPNVYAQEREKIAERLPAAIAFIKEHKLNEWFPGKHEQLGIIVQGGSYNTVIRALQRQGLADAFGQTDIPLYVMNVAYPLVPDEIVQFCVGKQQVLVLEEGQPEYIEQGIHTALRRADVQTRIYGKDIMPMAGEYTGQVTLEGLTRFLEAAALPSISLRLSREEVEALRSPLTDADHEALLSNVPPRPSGLCTGCPERPLFSAIKQVQRELGPFHISSDIGCHSFATLAPFNLGNTIMGYGLSLASSSGIRHSLPHKSISIMGDGGFWHNGLTSGVTSAVFNKHDGVLIIVDNGYAAATGGQDIPSLVEPNIIATTIDADAPSRDDAQSIDAACRGAGVKWVRTVSTYSVDTMKDTLEEALTTSTPGLKVIIAEGECMLNRQRRIKPLMKKSIDDGKRTVRARFMVDAETCTGDHACIRISGCPSLTIKPNPDPLRKDPVTYVDNSCVGCGVCGANAHAAILCPSFSRVDLLYNPSRMDRLLGRMRHSVIGWLQQRDQRKERNRSL; encoded by the coding sequence ATGGCTGAACGTTCGTTTGCAAAGGAAGTACTGAAGCTGCGCGCCGGTGACGGCGAGCTGTTCAAGGGCGAGGGCATCCTGGCGATTACCAAGGCGCTGTTGCAGTCGGGAGTGTCCTATGTCAGTGGCTATCAGGGCTCGCCCATCTCCCATCTGATGGATGTGCTCAACGACGCCCGCGAGATTCTCGGTGAACTGGGGGTACACTTCGAAACCAGCGGCAGCGAGGCCACGGCGGCGGCGATGCTGAGCGCCTCCATCAACTATCCGTTGCGTGGCGCGGTGACCTGGAAGTCGACGGTCGGCACCAATGTGGCGTCCGATGCACTGTCCAATGTCGCCTCCTCCGGCGTGGTGGGCGGCGCCATGGTGATTGTCGGCGAAGACTATGGCGAGGGCTCCAGCATCATGCAGGAGCGGACCTATGCCTTCGCGATGAAGGCGCAGATGTGGCTGCTGGACCCCCGACCCAATCTGCCCAGCATCGTCGACATGGTGGAGAAGGGCTTCCAGCTGTCCGAGGCCAGCAACACGCCGTTGTTCTACATGATGCGTATTCGCGGCTGCCATGTGACCGGGGAGTTCGTTGCGAAAGACAATATCCCGCCGCGTTTCAGTAACCGCAATCCGGTGGTGCCGCATCGCGAACCCGAGAAAATCATTCTGCCGCCCAATGTCTATGCCCAGGAGCGCGAGAAAATCGCCGAGCGATTGCCGGCGGCGATAGCCTTCATCAAAGAACACAAGCTCAATGAATGGTTCCCCGGCAAACATGAGCAGTTGGGTATCATCGTCCAGGGCGGTTCCTACAATACCGTGATCCGGGCGCTGCAACGGCAGGGTCTTGCCGACGCCTTCGGCCAGACTGACATTCCGCTGTATGTAATGAACGTCGCCTATCCGCTGGTTCCCGACGAAATTGTCCAGTTCTGTGTCGGCAAGCAGCAGGTGCTGGTGCTGGAGGAGGGCCAGCCGGAATACATCGAACAGGGTATTCATACCGCGCTGCGGCGGGCCGATGTGCAAACCCGGATCTACGGCAAGGACATCATGCCGATGGCGGGGGAGTATACCGGCCAGGTCACGCTGGAAGGCCTGACCCGCTTCCTGGAAGCCGCTGCACTGCCGAGTATCAGCCTGCGGCTTTCCCGCGAGGAGGTCGAAGCGCTGCGCAGCCCGCTGACCGATGCCGACCACGAGGCCCTGTTGAGCAACGTGCCGCCGCGGCCATCGGGTCTGTGCACCGGCTGTCCCGAGCGGCCGCTGTTCTCGGCGATCAAACAGGTGCAGCGGGAACTGGGGCCGTTTCATATCAGCTCCGATATCGGCTGCCATTCCTTCGCGACCCTGGCGCCGTTCAACCTGGGCAACACCATCATGGGCTACGGTCTGTCGCTGGCCAGTTCCTCTGGCATTCGGCACAGTCTGCCGCACAAGTCCATCAGCATCATGGGCGACGGCGGTTTCTGGCACAATGGCCTGACCAGCGGGGTCACCAGTGCGGTATTCAACAAGCACGACGGCGTGCTGATCATCGTTGACAACGGCTATGCGGCGGCGACCGGTGGCCAGGACATTCCATCGCTGGTAGAGCCGAATATCATCGCCACCACGATCGATGCCGATGCCCCCAGCCGGGATGATGCGCAGTCCATCGATGCGGCCTGCCGCGGCGCCGGCGTGAAATGGGTGCGTACTGTCAGCACCTACAGCGTGGATACGATGAAGGACACGCTGGAGGAGGCGCTGACCACCTCGACGCCAGGGCTCAAGGTCATCATCGCCGAGGGCGAGTGCATGCTCAACCGTCAGCGCCGGATCAAGCCGCTGATGAAAAAGTCCATCGATGACGGCAAGCGCACGGTGCGCGCGCGCTTCATGGTGGACGCCGAAACCTGCACCGGCGATCACGCCTGCATCCGGATTTCCGGCTGTCCTTCACTGACCATCAAGCCCAACCCGGACCCGCTGCGCAAGGATCCGGTGACCTATGTCGACAACAGTTGCGTGGGTTGCGGGGTCTGCGGCGCCAATGCCCATGCCGCGATTCTCTGCCCCTCCTTCTCCCGGGTAGACCTGCTGTACAACCCCAGCCGGATGGACCGCCTGCTGGGCCGGATGCGGCACTCGGTGATCGGTTGGTTGCAGCAGCGGGATCAACGCAAGGAAAGGAACAGAAGCCTGTGA
- a CDS encoding cyclase family protein yields MTATALEELAAGLALGRIRVVDLTATLSPETATLPLPTEFGWGQSWPFSMETISRYDDKGPAWYWNNLKCGEHTGTHFDAPIHWVTGKDYDNHATDTLPPERFVAPAVVIDAVAEVKANPDFLMSVEFIKQWEAEHGQIPAGAWVLYRSDWSKKIGSDEFLNKQGDGCHTPGWDSATVTFLAEERDVIGVGVETVGTDSGQAGAQEPIFPCHNLMHGANKCGLASLCNLDQLPPTGAILIAAPLKIKDGSGSPARVLALVPQG; encoded by the coding sequence ATGACTGCAACAGCACTGGAAGAACTGGCAGCGGGCCTGGCGCTGGGCCGTATTCGCGTAGTGGACCTGACGGCGACGCTGTCGCCGGAGACAGCCACGCTGCCCCTGCCCACCGAGTTTGGCTGGGGGCAGTCCTGGCCTTTCAGCATGGAAACCATTTCCCGCTACGATGACAAGGGACCGGCCTGGTACTGGAACAACCTGAAGTGCGGGGAGCACACCGGCACTCACTTCGACGCACCCATCCACTGGGTTACCGGCAAGGATTATGACAACCACGCCACCGACACCCTACCGCCCGAGCGCTTTGTGGCGCCGGCGGTGGTGATCGACGCGGTCGCTGAGGTGAAAGCCAATCCCGACTTCCTGATGAGTGTGGAATTCATCAAGCAGTGGGAGGCCGAGCATGGCCAGATCCCGGCCGGTGCCTGGGTCCTGTACCGCAGTGACTGGTCCAAGAAAATCGGCAGCGACGAGTTCCTCAACAAGCAGGGAGACGGCTGCCATACGCCCGGCTGGGATTCCGCCACGGTGACTTTCCTGGCGGAGGAGCGCGACGTGATTGGCGTGGGTGTGGAGACTGTCGGTACGGATAGCGGCCAGGCGGGGGCCCAGGAGCCGATATTTCCGTGCCACAACCTGATGCACGGGGCCAACAAGTGTGGCCTGGCGAGTCTTTGCAACCTGGATCAACTGCCCCCTACGGGGGCCATCCTGATTGCGGCGCCGCTGAAGATCAAGGACGGTTCCGGCAGCCCGGCACGGGTGCTGGCGCTGGTTCCGCAGGGCTGA
- a CDS encoding RidA family protein: MNTTILPEGWPRPRGYANGVLTRGSETLYIGGQIGWTPEGVFETDDFAGQVRQALLNIRAVLTTAGAGPEHMVRMTWYITDKQAYMNQQREIGAAYREVMGKNFPTMSVVEVSALIEDEALVEIEVTAVK; the protein is encoded by the coding sequence ATGAACACAACAATACTCCCGGAAGGGTGGCCGAGGCCACGCGGTTACGCCAATGGCGTTCTCACCAGAGGCAGTGAAACCCTGTATATCGGCGGCCAGATCGGCTGGACCCCGGAGGGCGTTTTCGAAACCGACGACTTCGCCGGCCAGGTCAGGCAGGCGCTGCTGAACATCAGGGCCGTTTTGACTACCGCCGGGGCTGGCCCTGAGCATATGGTGCGGATGACCTGGTATATCACGGACAAACAGGCGTATATGAACCAGCAGCGCGAGATTGGCGCCGCCTACCGCGAAGTGATGGGCAAGAACTTCCCCACCATGAGCGTGGTGGAGGTCTCGGCCCTGATAGAAGATGAAGCGCTGGTAGAGATTGAAGTGACCGCCGTCAAATAA
- a CDS encoding AMP-binding protein has translation MASVYQTFATTARRAADNAFLHIPASAAKSYSATAVDLSYAQALQRIDQCAASYSARGYGSPQRVALVLENRADFFIHWLALNSLGCSVIPVSREMQDEEIAYYLEHGEACLLVAIPEALAQLQPICNSLQALVPLVDCQQLDTLPPAPTRRDGLQPSATTECALLYTSGSTGKPKGCILSNEYFTFAGEWYLGLGGLTQLRDGEERLLTPLPLTHMNAMAVSSMAMIMSAGCLIQLDRFHPREWWSTVHASGATIVHYLGVLPAMLLELPPGNTMTAAGGCALASAPASTPNITPCSNSASAFR, from the coding sequence ATGGCAAGCGTCTACCAGACTTTCGCGACAACCGCACGGCGGGCCGCTGACAACGCCTTCCTGCATATTCCCGCCAGCGCCGCAAAAAGCTACAGCGCCACCGCGGTAGACCTGAGTTACGCCCAGGCGTTGCAGCGCATCGACCAGTGCGCCGCCAGCTATAGCGCCCGCGGCTATGGCAGCCCCCAGCGGGTCGCCCTGGTGCTGGAAAACCGTGCCGACTTCTTCATCCACTGGCTGGCGCTGAACAGCCTGGGCTGCAGCGTTATTCCGGTCAGCCGGGAGATGCAGGATGAGGAGATAGCCTACTACCTGGAGCACGGTGAGGCCTGTCTGCTGGTCGCCATTCCAGAAGCACTGGCGCAGCTACAGCCTATATGCAATTCTTTGCAAGCCCTCGTACCCCTGGTGGACTGTCAACAATTGGACACCCTGCCCCCGGCGCCCACCCGGCGCGATGGCCTGCAGCCGAGCGCCACTACCGAGTGCGCCCTGCTCTACACCTCCGGCAGTACCGGCAAGCCCAAGGGTTGTATCCTGAGCAATGAATATTTCACCTTCGCCGGCGAGTGGTACCTGGGCCTGGGCGGCCTGACGCAGCTGCGCGACGGCGAGGAGCGTCTGCTGACGCCGCTGCCGCTGACCCACATGAACGCCATGGCGGTCTCCAGCATGGCGATGATCATGAGCGCCGGCTGCCTGATCCAGCTGGACCGCTTTCACCCCCGTGAATGGTGGTCCACGGTCCATGCCAGCGGCGCCACCATCGTGCATTACCTTGGCGTACTGCCGGCCATGCTGCTGGAACTGCCCCCGGGGAATACGATGACTGCCGCGGGCGGGTGCGCTTTGGCTTCGGCGCCGGCGTCAACCCCAAACATCACGCCGTGTTCGAACAGCGCTTCGGCTTTCCGCTGA
- a CDS encoding AMP-binding enzyme, whose product MRFGFGAGVNPKHHAVFEQRFGFPLIEAWAMTESGVGGSIIANHEPRHVGSCCFGKPPATLEYQLVDENRQPVARGEDGELRVRAAGADPRRGFFSGYLKNPEATEEVWQDGWLNTGDVVREGPDGSLHFVDRRKNVIRRSGENISALEVEAAIVSHPAVTTVVVTAVPDELRGDEVAACVIVAPQIPADQALSHELVEHCLQQLAYYKAPGYLLFCDTLPVTASNKPRRADIKALARQRVEAGDCLDTRSLKKRRPAA is encoded by the coding sequence GTGCGCTTTGGCTTCGGCGCCGGCGTCAACCCCAAACATCACGCCGTGTTCGAACAGCGCTTCGGCTTTCCGCTGATCGAGGCCTGGGCAATGACGGAGTCGGGCGTGGGCGGCAGTATCATCGCCAATCACGAGCCGCGCCATGTAGGCAGCTGCTGCTTCGGTAAACCGCCGGCGACGCTGGAATACCAGCTGGTCGACGAAAACCGGCAACCCGTGGCCCGGGGCGAGGATGGCGAATTGCGGGTACGCGCCGCCGGTGCCGATCCCCGCCGCGGCTTTTTCAGCGGCTACCTGAAAAACCCCGAAGCCACCGAGGAAGTCTGGCAGGACGGTTGGCTCAACACCGGAGACGTGGTGCGCGAAGGACCGGACGGCAGCCTGCATTTCGTTGACCGGCGCAAGAATGTGATCCGGCGCTCCGGTGAAAACATCTCGGCACTCGAGGTGGAGGCCGCGATCGTGTCCCATCCCGCGGTAACCACGGTGGTGGTCACCGCGGTGCCCGATGAGCTGCGCGGCGACGAGGTTGCCGCCTGTGTGATTGTGGCACCGCAGATACCGGCAGACCAGGCCCTGAGCCACGAGCTGGTGGAGCACTGCCTGCAGCAGTTGGCCTACTACAAGGCCCCCGGCTACCTGCTGTTCTGCGACACGCTGCCGGTCACGGCCTCCAACAAACCGCGCCGGGCCGATATCAAGGCGCTGGCCCGGCAGCGGGTGGAGGCCGGCGACTGCCTCGACACCCGGTCCCTGAAGAAACGGCGGCCCGCGGCATGA
- a CDS encoding thiolase family protein, with protein sequence MRDYSGIALTAPVSFGYAKQSPHGAAWFIGSTLREMLLQAGIDKAAVDGLAVSSFSLGLDSAITLTQNFQLSPRWIDQLPYGGAAGLVALRRAARAIQAGDADIIACIGGDGAAHRGFERTAAEFSSFTVDASFPYGGGGPNTAFGLITQNYMERYGARREDLGLIPVAQRYNANHYPAALLGHKSLSLEQYLASRPIAGPLHLFDCVMPCAGGEGFLMMSEQRARELGLPYCVIRAAGELHNAHPEDEIQFRGGWTEYADQLYSNAGLEPAAIDILQTYDDYPVISMLQMEDLGFCAKGEAAQWLRDTDLRFDGSGPQSRKLAHNTSGGQLSVGQAGSAAGYMGIVETIRQLTDRAGRNQVPEARHAMVSGFGMINYDRGLCSAAAILGRAGQ encoded by the coding sequence ATGAGGGATTACAGCGGCATCGCCCTCACGGCCCCGGTCAGCTTCGGCTACGCCAAGCAGAGCCCCCACGGCGCCGCCTGGTTCATCGGCAGTACGCTGCGGGAAATGCTGCTGCAGGCCGGCATCGACAAGGCCGCGGTCGACGGCCTGGCCGTGTCCAGCTTCTCGCTGGGCCTGGATTCCGCCATCACGCTGACCCAGAACTTCCAGCTCAGCCCGCGCTGGATCGACCAGCTGCCCTACGGGGGTGCCGCCGGCCTGGTGGCCCTGCGGCGCGCGGCCCGCGCCATCCAGGCCGGCGACGCCGACATCATCGCCTGCATCGGCGGTGACGGTGCCGCCCACCGCGGCTTCGAGCGCACCGCCGCCGAATTCAGCAGCTTTACCGTGGACGCGTCCTTTCCCTACGGTGGCGGCGGCCCCAATACCGCCTTCGGCCTGATCACCCAAAACTATATGGAACGCTACGGCGCCCGCCGCGAGGACCTGGGCCTGATCCCCGTGGCCCAGCGCTACAACGCCAACCACTACCCGGCCGCACTGCTGGGGCACAAGAGCCTGTCGCTGGAACAGTACCTGGCCTCGCGCCCCATCGCCGGCCCGCTGCACCTGTTCGACTGCGTGATGCCCTGCGCCGGCGGCGAAGGCTTCCTGATGATGAGCGAGCAGCGCGCACGCGAACTGGGCCTGCCCTACTGCGTGATCCGGGCCGCAGGCGAACTGCACAACGCCCACCCCGAGGACGAGATCCAGTTCCGCGGCGGCTGGACCGAATACGCCGACCAGCTCTACAGCAACGCCGGACTGGAACCGGCGGCGATCGACATCCTGCAGACCTACGATGACTACCCGGTCATCAGCATGCTGCAGATGGAAGACCTGGGCTTCTGCGCCAAGGGCGAGGCAGCGCAATGGCTGCGCGACACCGACCTGCGTTTCGATGGCAGCGGCCCCCAGTCCCGCAAGCTGGCCCACAATACCTCCGGCGGCCAATTGTCAGTGGGCCAGGCCGGCTCCGCCGCCGGTTACATGGGCATCGTCGAAACCATCCGCCAGCTGACCGACCGCGCCGGCCGCAATCAGGTGCCGGAGGCCCGGCACGCCATGGTCAGCGGTTTTGGCATGATCAACTACGATCGCGGCCTGTGTTCCGCGGCCGCGATCCTGGGGAGGGCCGGCCAGTGA